In [Leptolyngbya] sp. PCC 7376, a genomic segment contains:
- a CDS encoding DUF3854 domain-containing protein encodes MQTIGKTVLQTELDASAISPDLQHNFIPVKGRDEAIPDVDELAWDYLFYLQTYRKNDGGLRKKWLDNYGHIDAGGWWCPTLDIINGERSQWGCFKPNTPRINRDGKLVKYEHPPKEPTQPFFLEITKERYWSIVINNAVQPEVPDQAGIPEESFPFAFWEIVRQVPEIPIIITEGAKKTASLLSADYCAVGVSGIWNGAPKQKAGDGTPLEKKLNPQLEKIATPGREIIFCFDNDDKPKTIASVTKAIQSMATLFEAQGCTVSVMSWRDIYDEKGIDDVHAIHGSDAVDQLVGERLSFDDWQKLMSKPILKTQETTEEENERYHQKLIDAERIMRENDPEAYTEVTSRMEKVEAFTSTPLAPVSQYDPALAPERNDTAETEDLEPALTYQEIALRTIYGKGHYLALHNQLYAFNGTHYEQLIPQTEKLKIKAWAEQYWVKDPKTKRRTLRYLNTRSINAIWDWALLSFGINPERVNPPGLNLTNGVLRISWQGRIPKWQLCKHTYRDFYLYCSKVSYEPDADPSQCNRLLACLDPAPRTALLRQLAAAFDLQTIRKLHSRGIKAAIAKGTGANGKDSIRAAISKIFCNQMTGIGLSEFQTYDKGKKYGLAPLEHSLVNWSSENNMGTPLDRVESLNICVTGEENGLWIEDKHEKARPCTPKGIHIFNTNQLPKLKSGMESLLSRFVVYDFNKTFKHSPNLSRGELKADPRFHDDPQFLIQEVCPALINRLLEELINLANDGIDYDSIKGGLDELQEESTHLWAFVNDVGLEVAPEGKIWVSELWERLRKWYIDTGALEVEEFENGKTKNTWFEQANPYDRNVKGMNQIYKRFKMLFPKIKRVRETADPIAKGRCYILGITFNTSNPLPHNSDKSGVIASPTAPPILTLPHSSIEKGEGENEGSGKATSLAKTSSEAVSHTSHKLVNFFSQPENLPEIPEKYARASFKFALGEIVQQKSSRRYVEIVEYPGIGFRFSNRTYRCRWLESLSSDPEPTEWINQSDLREID; translated from the coding sequence ATGCAAACTATAGGAAAAACAGTTTTACAAACCGAACTTGATGCTTCGGCGATCTCCCCAGACCTCCAACATAATTTTATTCCGGTAAAAGGTCGTGATGAAGCCATCCCAGATGTTGATGAGTTGGCTTGGGACTATCTGTTTTACCTCCAGACTTACCGCAAGAATGATGGCGGGTTACGCAAGAAATGGCTTGATAACTATGGGCATATCGACGCAGGCGGTTGGTGGTGTCCCACGTTAGACATCATCAATGGAGAGCGATCTCAGTGGGGTTGCTTTAAGCCCAACACTCCGCGAATCAACCGAGATGGAAAGCTCGTTAAGTATGAGCATCCCCCAAAAGAACCGACGCAACCCTTCTTCCTCGAAATCACAAAAGAACGATATTGGAGCATCGTTATCAATAATGCTGTGCAGCCTGAAGTTCCTGACCAAGCAGGTATACCAGAGGAATCTTTCCCTTTTGCTTTCTGGGAAATTGTTAGGCAAGTACCAGAAATCCCCATCATCATTACCGAAGGGGCAAAGAAAACCGCATCGTTACTCAGTGCCGATTATTGCGCTGTGGGAGTCTCAGGCATTTGGAATGGCGCACCAAAACAAAAAGCAGGGGATGGCACTCCATTAGAGAAAAAACTCAATCCTCAATTAGAGAAAATCGCCACACCAGGACGTGAAATCATTTTCTGTTTTGATAACGATGACAAACCGAAAACCATTGCATCGGTGACTAAAGCTATCCAATCGATGGCTACATTATTCGAGGCTCAGGGCTGCACCGTTTCGGTAATGAGTTGGCGCGACATCTACGACGAGAAAGGTATTGATGATGTCCATGCTATTCACGGCTCTGATGCTGTTGATCAATTGGTGGGAGAGCGCCTTTCCTTCGATGACTGGCAGAAGCTGATGAGCAAGCCGATTCTCAAGACTCAGGAAACAACTGAAGAAGAGAACGAACGTTACCACCAAAAATTGATTGATGCAGAGCGCATCATGAGAGAAAACGATCCAGAAGCCTATACAGAAGTTACCAGCCGGATGGAAAAGGTGGAAGCTTTTACTTCTACCCCCCTCGCACCCGTCAGTCAATATGACCCCGCACTAGCACCAGAGCGCAATGACACAGCAGAAACAGAAGACTTAGAACCCGCCCTCACTTACCAAGAAATTGCCCTGAGAACGATTTATGGCAAGGGTCATTATCTTGCGTTACACAATCAACTTTACGCCTTCAATGGCACCCATTACGAACAATTGATACCCCAAACCGAAAAGCTCAAAATCAAAGCTTGGGCTGAACAATATTGGGTGAAAGACCCCAAAACCAAACGCCGTACCTTACGCTATCTCAACACCCGTAGTATTAATGCCATTTGGGACTGGGCATTACTCAGCTTCGGTATCAATCCAGAGCGCGTTAATCCCCCTGGCCTTAACCTCACGAATGGTGTATTGCGTATCAGTTGGCAAGGACGTATACCAAAATGGCAACTATGCAAACATACCTATCGCGACTTTTATCTGTATTGCTCAAAAGTTTCCTATGAACCCGACGCTGACCCTAGCCAATGTAATCGACTATTAGCTTGTCTTGACCCCGCCCCTCGCACCGCTTTATTACGACAATTAGCCGCAGCGTTTGACCTCCAGACCATTCGCAAATTACACAGTCGCGGTATCAAAGCAGCCATTGCCAAAGGTACAGGAGCCAATGGTAAAGACTCTATTCGTGCTGCGATCTCCAAAATCTTCTGCAATCAGATGACAGGTATCGGCTTAAGCGAATTTCAGACCTATGACAAAGGCAAAAAATATGGCTTAGCTCCCCTGGAACATTCCCTTGTTAATTGGTCGAGTGAGAACAATATGGGTACACCTCTAGATCGAGTTGAAAGCCTTAATATCTGTGTCACTGGTGAAGAAAACGGACTGTGGATTGAAGATAAACACGAAAAAGCGCGTCCTTGCACCCCAAAAGGCATTCACATTTTCAACACCAATCAACTCCCAAAACTTAAATCCGGCATGGAGTCCTTACTCTCACGTTTTGTGGTCTACGACTTCAATAAAACCTTTAAGCACAGCCCGAATCTATCAAGGGGCGAACTAAAAGCAGATCCAAGATTCCATGATGACCCCCAATTTCTAATACAAGAGGTTTGTCCCGCCCTGATTAATCGTTTACTCGAAGAATTGATCAACTTGGCGAATGATGGCATCGATTACGACAGTATCAAGGGTGGACTCGATGAGCTTCAGGAAGAATCAACCCATCTCTGGGCTTTTGTGAATGACGTGGGTTTAGAAGTTGCTCCAGAGGGCAAAATCTGGGTATCAGAACTCTGGGAAAGGCTCCGAAAATGGTACATCGACACCGGGGCGCTCGAAGTTGAGGAATTCGAGAATGGCAAGACCAAAAATACCTGGTTTGAGCAAGCCAACCCTTACGACCGAAACGTTAAGGGCATGAACCAAATTTACAAGCGGTTTAAGATGCTGTTCCCTAAAATCAAACGGGTTAGAGAAACAGCAGACCCAATTGCCAAAGGTCGTTGTTATATTTTGGGAATAACTTTTAATACATCTAACCCACTGCCTCACAACTCAGATAAATCAGGGGTTATAGCCTCACCAACTGCCCCACCTATCCTTACTCTTCCTCATTCTTCTATAGAAAAAGGTGAGGGAGAAAATGAGGGAAGTGGAAAGGCTACAAGTCTTGCTAAGACTTCAAGTGAGGCAGTAAGCCATACATCTCACAAATTAGTCAACTTTTTTTCGCAGCCAGAAAATTTACCAGAAATCCCAGAAAAATATGCCAGAGCGAGTTTTAAGTTTGCGCTTGGTGAAATAGTGCAGCAGAAGTCATCACGGCGATATGTAGAGATTGTTGAGTATCCTGGCATTGGTTTCCGCTTCAGTAATCGAACTTATCGGTGTCGGTGGCTAGAATCTCTCTCCAGTGATCCAGAACCAACAGAGTGGATTAATCAATCTGATTTAAGGGAGATCGACTAA
- a CDS encoding IS1 family transposase (programmed frameshift): protein MECPECQSTHIRKNGKKKGKQNHICVDCGRQFIDHYSQLGYSNAFKRECLKMYVNGMGFRAIERVKGVHHTTVITWVKQVGALLPDAYEPEEMSQVGELDELQTFVGAKKNKVWLWTAVDHFQPGILAWTIGDRSAETFKPLWAIVSLWRCFFYVTDGWKVYPIFVPDGDQIVSKTYMTRVEGENTRLRHYLARLHRKTLCYSKSVEMLEHSIRLLIHYLKFWDVPIPRPS, encoded by the exons ATGGAATGTCCAGAATGCCAATCTACTCATATCCGTAAGAATGGAAAGAAAAAAGGCAAACAGAATCACATCTGTGTAGATTGCGGTCGTCAGTTTATCGACCACTATAGTCAGCTCGGCTACTCAAATGCCTTCAAACGTGAATGCCTCAAAATGTATGTCAACGGTATGGGCTTTCGAGCCATTGAACGGGTGAAAGGAGTGCACCACACTACCGTCATCACTTGGGTCAAACAAGTCGGTGCATTGCTGCCTGATGCTTATGAACCGGAAGAGATGTCTCAGGTCGGGGAACTCGATGAACTTCAAACATTCGTCGGTGCTA AAAAAAACAAGGTCTGGCTCTGGACAGCAGTAGACCACTTTCAACCAGGTATTCTTGCTTGGACTATTGGTGACAGAAGTGCAGAGACATTCAAGCCACTATGGGCAATCGTTAGTCTCTGGAGATGCTTCTTTTACGTCACAGATGGCTGGAAAGTTTATCCCATCTTTGTACCCGATGGGGACCAGATTGTCAGTAAGACCTATATGACTCGAGTCGAAGGAGAGAACACTCGATTGCGGCATTATCTCGCTCGACTCCATCGAAAGACCTTATGTTATTCAAAGTCTGTGGAAATGTTAGAGCATTCGATTCGATTGCTGATTCACTATCTCAAGTTCTGGGATGTTCCTATCCCTCGACCCTCATAG
- a CDS encoding MT-A70 family methyltransferase: MQQLLLDQPVVEGAQPFPAKAYGVIYADPPWQYEDKKKNRGGAERHYQTMSDHEIQNLPVSQIAENDSLLFLWATWAKLPAALQTIHCWGFTYKTEAFLWVKRNKRAKSLFMGMGSYTRANSEFCLLGVRGKGLKRKSAKVHQIIEAPIRRHSEKPPETRERIVELVGDRPRIELFARETVDGWDSWGDEL, translated from the coding sequence ATGCAACAACTACTGTTAGATCAGCCCGTAGTGGAGGGGGCACAGCCTTTTCCTGCGAAAGCTTATGGTGTCATTTATGCCGATCCACCATGGCAATACGAAGACAAAAAGAAAAACCGAGGCGGTGCGGAACGTCATTACCAGACGATGAGCGACCATGAGATCCAGAACTTACCTGTGTCTCAGATTGCCGAAAATGATTCCCTGTTATTCCTGTGGGCAACATGGGCAAAGCTCCCAGCAGCATTACAGACGATCCATTGTTGGGGCTTCACTTACAAGACCGAGGCTTTTCTGTGGGTAAAACGAAATAAACGAGCAAAGAGTTTGTTTATGGGCATGGGCTCCTACACCAGAGCGAATAGCGAGTTTTGCTTATTAGGGGTTCGTGGCAAGGGTTTAAAACGTAAATCGGCGAAAGTTCATCAAATCATCGAAGCACCGATTAGAAGACATTCTGAGAAACCGCCTGAGACCAGAGAGCGCATTGTCGAATTGGTGGGAGATCGCCCGCGTATCGAATTATTTGCACGTGAAACCGTAGACGGCTGGGATAGCTGGGGAGATGAGCTTTAA
- a CDS encoding MT-A70 family methyltransferase has product MQQLLFHQPVVEGALPFPAKSYPVIYADPPWQYDDKKQNRGGAERHYQTQSDRWIQNLPVSQIADNNSVLLLWATWAKLPAAMATMFAWGFTYKTCGFLWAKRNKRKPTWFMGMGSYSRANTEPCLLGIRGNGLKRQSAKVQQLIEAPIGRHSAKPPETRERIVELFGDLPRIELFARETVDGWDSWGDEL; this is encoded by the coding sequence ATGCAACAACTACTGTTTCATCAGCCCGTAGTGGAAGGGGCTTTACCTTTCCCTGCGAAATCTTATCCTGTCATTTATGCTGACCCACCTTGGCAATATGACGACAAAAAACAGAATCGTGGTGGTGCTGAACGTCATTACCAAACCCAATCAGATCGCTGGATTCAGAATTTACCTGTTAGTCAGATTGCAGACAATAATTCAGTGTTATTACTTTGGGCGACTTGGGCGAAACTGCCAGCGGCGATGGCGACAATGTTTGCTTGGGGTTTTACCTATAAGACCTGTGGTTTCCTTTGGGCAAAACGCAACAAGCGGAAACCGACTTGGTTTATGGGCATGGGTTCTTATTCCAGGGCTAATACTGAACCTTGTCTATTAGGTATCCGTGGCAATGGTCTAAAGCGTCAATCAGCCAAAGTGCAGCAGCTTATTGAAGCGCCGATTGGTCGCCATTCCGCTAAGCCTCCAGAAACAAGGGAGCGCATTGTCGAACTGTTTGGCGATCTCCCGCGTATCGAATTATTTGCACGTGAAACCGTAGACGGCTGGGATAGCTGGGGAGATGAGCTCTAA
- a CDS encoding ASCH domain-containing protein has protein sequence MSQQPPFIPLFCNAQKQFVPLIESGEKRQTIRSRKRPIKVGDLLYLYTGQRTKSCRKIAESICTKTHDFQISKYQVDLYPRAWIDGELICSLHLKELALRDGFKEVEDFIQFFLQSPKAQTESCVTSFSGQIIKWGMLCKL, from the coding sequence TTGAGTCAACAACCTCCATTCATACCTCTATTCTGCAACGCCCAGAAACAATTTGTCCCACTGATTGAGAGCGGTGAGAAACGACAAACCATTCGCAGCCGAAAGCGTCCAATTAAGGTTGGCGATCTCCTTTACCTCTATACCGGACAGCGAACTAAAAGCTGTCGAAAAATTGCTGAGTCTATCTGCACTAAAACTCACGATTTTCAGATTAGTAAATATCAAGTAGACCTCTATCCTCGCGCTTGGATCGATGGTGAATTGATCTGCTCCTTGCACCTTAAAGAACTGGCTCTCAGAGATGGATTTAAGGAAGTAGAAGACTTTATTCAGTTTTTTCTCCAATCTCCCAAGGCTCAGACAGAGAGCTGTGTCACAAGTTTTTCAGGTCAGATTATCAAGTGGGGGATGCTATGCAAACTATAG
- a CDS encoding IS1 family transposase (programmed frameshift), which translates to MECPECQSTHIRKNGKKKGKQNHICVDCGRQFIDHYSQLGYSNAFKRECLKMYVNGMGFRAIERVKGVHHTTVITWVKQVGALLPDAYEPEEMPQVGELDELQTFVGAKKNKVWLWTAVDHFQPGILAWTIGDRSAETFKPLWAIVSLWRCFFYVTDGWKVYPIFVPDGDQIVSKTYMTRVEGENTRLRHYLARLHRKTLCYSKSVEMLEHSIRLLIHYLKFWDVPIPRPS; encoded by the exons ATGGAATGTCCAGAATGCCAATCTACTCATATCCGTAAGAACGGAAAGAAAAAAGGCAAACAGAATCACATCTGTGTAGATTGCGGTCGTCAGTTTATCGACCACTATAGTCAGCTCGGCTACTCAAATGCCTTCAAACGTGAATGCCTCAAAATGTATGTCAACGGTATGGGCTTTCGAGCCATTGAACGGGTGAAAGGAGTGCACCACACTACCGTCATCACTTGGGTCAAACAAGTCGGTGCATTGCTGCCTGATGCTTATGAACCGGAAGAGATGCCTCAGGTCGGGGAACTCGATGAACTTCAAACATTCGTCGGTGCTA AAAAAAACAAGGTCTGGCTCTGGACAGCAGTAGACCACTTTCAACCAGGTATTCTTGCTTGGACTATTGGTGACAGAAGTGCAGAGACATTCAAGCCACTATGGGCAATCGTTAGTCTCTGGAGATGCTTCTTTTACGTCACAGATGGCTGGAAAGTTTATCCCATCTTTGTACCCGATGGGGACCAGATTGTCAGTAAGACCTATATGACTCGCGTCGAAGGAGAGAACACTCGATTGCGGCATTATCTCGCTCGACTCCATCGAAAGACCTTATGTTATTCAAAGTCTGTGGAAATGTTAGAGCATTCGATTCGATTGCTGATTCACTATCTCAAGTTCTGGGATGTTCCTATCCCTCGACCCTCATAG
- a CDS encoding DUF3854 domain-containing protein, with product MPTSTDSFEFWEWVKANPELPIIITEGAKKTALR from the coding sequence GTGCCAACATCAACAGATTCATTTGAGTTTTGGGAGTGGGTCAAGGCAAACCCTGAACTACCAATCATCATTACTGAAGGGGCAAAGAAAACGGCGCTGAGGTGA
- a CDS encoding HNH endonuclease, which translates to MPMKRHLYPSNWDTIATIIKYMADWHCTKCGRPCRRPGQMWDVFCWELRHEGSKWCQETDKPGRFVLTVAHLDQNPGNNARENLKALCPTCHNRHDAKARAINRSHTRVVKLEDAGQFRIKGV; encoded by the coding sequence ATGCCAATGAAACGTCATCTCTATCCATCCAACTGGGATACCATCGCCACCATCATCAAGTACATGGCTGATTGGCATTGCACCAAGTGTGGTCGCCCTTGTCGTCGTCCCGGTCAAATGTGGGATGTCTTCTGTTGGGAGCTTCGTCATGAAGGCTCGAAATGGTGCCAAGAAACAGACAAGCCCGGACGTTTTGTTCTCACCGTTGCCCACCTAGACCAAAACCCCGGCAACAATGCCCGCGAGAACCTGAAAGCCCTTTGTCCCACCTGTCACAATCGCCATGATGCCAAAGCGCGGGCGATCAACCGCTCACACACCCGCGTGGTGAAGTTAGAAGATGCAGGGCAATTCAGAATTAAGGGAGTCTAG